TTTACTTTGTCCGTAGCTGCTACAGGTATACGTCGAGTGGAGTTTTCACAGGCGCACCTTGACCAAACTGATGGAATATTATTTGATAATTTCACATTTGAAGTTGCCCAAGTTAGCCCTCCGCCACCTCCGGCTACTCCAGCCGATGTCCCTGAACCTATCAGTGCCGCATTGTTTGGATTAGGTCTAGTCGGCATCGGTGCGAGTCGTATGCGTCGAAAGTCTAAGCCTAGCCCCCCCCCCAAAGAGGGATAACTAAGACGAAAAACCGGCCAAATGGCCGGTTTTTTGGTTTATGTCAAAACCAAACGCCAATCCCCCATTGTTATCCCAGCTTCAATAGGGTGGCCTGCAGTCCAGTATTCACGATAATTGTGTCCACTGCCATTTGTACCATCGGGCCTGGCGTTCAAAAACCTGACTCACTCAAACCGCCCCATGGAATATTAGCAATCCGTGATATTCCACGCAGTTCTGACATCTCATCCGCTAGACAAAGCCAAAACACAAAAATAGCCATTAAAATGTATCTAAAAATGAACGATAAGCTAGGGAATATTCCATTGTTTGAGGGACTACTTACCCATGGCAGGCTTTATTTCAATAAGTCGACTATATGCAATTATCGCGATTTTCGTTGCCGCTTCAATTGGTCAAATACCGAGCTTCCTCGCTGGTGACGTTTTGGCAGCTGTTACTGGGGGGATAATTACCACGATACTCGCCATCACTTTGCTATTGTTTGTGCTTCCATTCATAAACAAACACACTAATACACTAGGATCGACTCTTGCCGGGATTGCAAATGGCAGCATTAGCAAATCCACGCCTTTGGAAAAAACTGGAAACCCGGCACTAGACCAAGTCATTGAACTCTACAACTCAGTTATCCAACAGTTTGGCAACAGCTACACAAAAATCATGTCTACCGTGAACAAACTCGACTTCACGACTTCACGGCTCACAGACGTTACCGAACGCACCGAGAAAAACACGCGGAAACAACGCAACGAGACCGAACAAGTTGCCGCCGCAATGAATGAAATGGCAGCGACAGTCGACGAAGTTGCGCGCAATGCCGCACAGGCATCAGCCGCTACGTCTCAGGCAAACAACGCCGCGAGTAGCGGTGTCTCGGTCGCAACGCATACCCAAAAGGAAATCGCCGGTCTTGTAGCCGATATTGAGCGGTCCTCAGACGTTATCTCTGTCTTAAAGTCTGAAAGCGAGAATATCGGTGTTGTGCTCGACGTTATCAAAAACATTGCGGAACAAACAAACCTACTCGCGTTAAATGCCGCCATAGAGGCGGCGCGCGCTGGTGAACAAGGAAGAGGATTCGCTGTCGTCGCCGATGAAGTTCGCACCTTGGCAAGTCGCACACAAGACTCCACAAGTGAAATCGAAGTCATGATCAGTCGCCTGCAAGGCGGCGTAAATAATGCTGTGTCGGTAATGCAACACTCAATGGAAAAAGGACGTCGCGGTGAAGAGTCTGTTGGCAATACCCTTGCCTCGTTAAATGAAATACTTTCGGCGGTAAAACATATTGATAATATGAATACACAGATCGCAGCGGCAGCGGAACAACAAAGCAAAGTCGCAAACGAAATCGGACGCAATATTGTTGCAATAAATGATATAGCGGTAATGACCGCCGAAGATGCTAGTGAGTCACGAGAGACCGGTGTTGAACTTGCTGGACTATCCATACAGCTTGGAGATTTTCTCAAGCAAGTTGGATTGAGTAAAAATAATAGCCTTGATTTATCGTCTGCAAAGGCCGCACATCTAAACTGGAAAACACGCCTGCGTTCGTTTTTGGACGGAAAAGAAAGTCTCACTCGTGAACAGGCAGTATCACATCACCACTGTGCATTTGGTAAGTGGTATTACTCAGAGGGCCTGCAAAGCTTCGGACATTTGAAGGCTATAAAGGCCGTGGAAGACCCTCATGCAGATCTTCATCGACTCATTAAAACAATTATCGAATTGAAAGAACAAGGGCGAACTACAGAGGCAGAAAAAGAATATGCCAAGGTGGCAGGGATTTCCGAGAAGATCGTGTCTTTGTTGGATCAGGCGGAGCGTGAGGCTAGATAGCACCGCTATCACTTGCAGGCTTGGAATCACATCCGCTAGGCAAGTTGGACCTGGCTCAACCGACTCTTATTGTCGCAAAAAATCTTCATGTTTCATCGACCCTATTAACAAAAAGCTTCCCAGAGCACTGAAACAAACAAGCCGACACGAAGGCCGGCTTGTTTGAATTTAAGAACAAGTAATTCTATTTCTTCTTCGGCGCATACAAATCCGTACACGTCCCCTCAGCCACCTCT
The nucleotide sequence above comes from Gammaproteobacteria bacterium. Encoded proteins:
- a CDS encoding methyl-accepting chemotaxis protein; the encoded protein is MAGFISISRLYAIIAIFVAASIGQIPSFLAGDVLAAVTGGIITTILAITLLLFVLPFINKHTNTLGSTLAGIANGSISKSTPLEKTGNPALDQVIELYNSVIQQFGNSYTKIMSTVNKLDFTTSRLTDVTERTEKNTRKQRNETEQVAAAMNEMAATVDEVARNAAQASAATSQANNAASSGVSVATHTQKEIAGLVADIERSSDVISVLKSESENIGVVLDVIKNIAEQTNLLALNAAIEAARAGEQGRGFAVVADEVRTLASRTQDSTSEIEVMISRLQGGVNNAVSVMQHSMEKGRRGEESVGNTLASLNEILSAVKHIDNMNTQIAAAAEQQSKVANEIGRNIVAINDIAVMTAEDASESRETGVELAGLSIQLGDFLKQVGLSKNNSLDLSSAKAAHLNWKTRLRSFLDGKESLTREQAVSHHHCAFGKWYYSEGLQSFGHLKAIKAVEDPHADLHRLIKTIIELKEQGRTTEAEKEYAKVAGISEKIVSLLDQAEREAR